The genomic DNA ATTTAGTTTATAAAAAAAAGAAAAATACAAGATTAATATAAATTATGAAAAAGATTTTTTTAACACTTTTGCTTTTGTTTGTTTTTGTTATCAGCGGATGCAATAATTTTGTTGATCCTAAATTCAATAAATTGCAAGTTAAAGATAAAATTATCAATGTTGAAATAGTGGACACTGATAAGTCAAGAACACAAGGATTGTCAGACAGAAAAGATTTATGTGATGATTGCGGAATGCTTTTTATTTTTGAAAATAAATTAGTCCGTTCTTTTTGGATGAACAAAATGAATTTTCAGCTTGATATGATTTGGATTGATAATGGAATAATAAAAAATATAACAGAAAATGCCGAAATGCCGACTAACGGTAATATTCCAACCTACAATTCTGAAAAAAAGGTTGATTGGGTTTTGGAAGTTAACGCTGGATTTTGTGAAAAATATGGAATAAAACAGGGCGACAAGGTAGAGTTATTGACAATTACAAAAAAGTAGTTTATTATATAGTCATAATTATAAAATTTCTAAATTCCTAATAAGAGTTTAGTTTTTTTAAATTTTATTTTTATTTATATTCGCGACATTTTCTGATATATATCTGGAGTATTCGCATTATATTATATGAAATTAGCAGTAATTAAAACAGGCGGAAAACAATATAAAGTCAAGCAGGAAGACGAGATAAAGGTTGAAAAAATTGACAAAGAACCTGGCAAAAAAATTAGCTTAGAAGAAGTCTTATTGATTTCTGATGAAAAAGCAAAAAATTTTAAAATTGGCGATCCTTTTGTTAAGAGCGCTAAAGTTGAGGCTGAAATTTTAGAGCAGACACGAAAGAAAAAAATAACAGTTGTTAAATATAAAGCAAAAACAAGATATAAAAAAACGTTAGGACATAAACAGCGTTATACAAAATTAAAAATTATTAAAATAGTTTAATCAAATGCGTTTGCAAAATGCAGGCGTGTTTTATTAAGCTCTTTGAAATTTAAAAATACCCTATATTCAGGGTGTTTTTTGTTAATTTGGTTTTTAACATATTTGAAAAATAAAAAAGGAGGAAACAAAATTATGTTAAATCATCTAATTCCAGAGGCATATACTTTTGACGATTTATTGTTGGTGCCTGCTTATTCTGAAGTTTTGCCAACAGAGGTAGATATTTCCACTCAGCTCACGTCTGAAATTCGTCTTAATATTCCATTAATAAGCGCTGCGATGGACACAGTTACTGAGGCGCGAACCGCTATCAGCATGGCAAGACAGGGTGGCATTGGAATTATCCATAAGAATATGTCTATTGAAGCTCAGGTAAGAGAAGTTGAAAGAGTAAAGAAGTCTGAAAGCGGTATGATTACGGACCCAATTACAGTGACACCTGATCAGCGCATATGGGATGTAGAACAGATAATGCGTGAATATAAAATATCAGGTGTGCCAGTAGTGATTGGGAAAAAACTTGTAGGCATTGTCACAAAACGGGATTTGCGGTTTGAAACAGATTGGGATCGCAAAGTTTACGAGGTAATGACAAAAGAAAATCTGGTTACGGCCCCTGTCGGGATTACCCTTAAAAAATCAAAAGTCATCTTACACAAACATCGCATTGAAAAACTTCTTGTAGTGGACGATGACGGAAATTTCAAAGGTCTCATCACGATCAAGGATATAGAAAAAATTAAGAAATATCCTTTGGCAAGTAAGGACGAAAAAGGCCGTCTAAGAGTTGGCGCATCTGTTGGCATAAACAAAAATTATCTTCGGTATACAGAGGCTTTGGTTAGGGTTGGAGCGGACGTGATAGTTATAGATTCAGCTCACGGACACTCAAAAAACGTGATCAATGCGGTATCTGAAATCAAAGAATGTTTTGTCAATGTCCAGGTGATCGCGGGTAATGTTGCGACTGCGGAAGGCGCAAAAAAATTATTGAGAGCAGGGGCTGACGCCATAAAGGTCGGAGTGGGACCAGGCTCTATCTGCACGACAAGAATTGTCGCTGGTGTTGGCGTGCCACAGTTAACAGCTATCCATAATTGCGCTGTTGTGGCAAAAAGATTTGGAAGACCTATTATAGCTGATGGAGGCATTAAATTTTCTGGTGATTTAACAAAAGCTATAGGAGCTGGCGCTCATTGTGTTATGATAGGAAGTCTGCTCGCAGGTACAGATGAAAGTCCTGGTGAACAAATTTTTTATCAGGGACGGCAATATAAGGTATATCGCGGTATGGGTTCATTAGGAGCCATGAAAGATGGCAGCAAGGACCGATATTTTCAAGAAAATGTCAGAACAGAGGCAAAGCTGGTTCCAGAAGGGATTGAAGGCAGAGTGCCATATAGAGGTTCGATTTCCACCACCATCCACCAGCTCGTCGGAGGGTTAAAGGCCGGCATGGGGTATATTGGCTGTAAAACCATAGAGGAACTCAGGCAAAATGCCTGTTTTGCGCACATAACTCTTGCAGGTCTAAGAGAAAGTCACGTCCATGATGTTATAATAACCAAAGAGTCACCAAACTATTGGATTGAGTAAAAAAGGTGTGGCAAATATTTAATATTTGCCACACCTTTTCATTTTTTATAGACAAAACTTCCATACTAAGCAGTATTGAAGTTTTGTCTATAAAAAAATATTTTAAAATAATTATAGAATATTTGTTTAAAGCTCGTTTCTGTATTTTAAAGCGTTAGAGATTGTGACTTCATCCGCGTATTCTAAATCAGCGCCCATTGGAAGCCCTCTTGCTAACCTGGTTATTTTTATATTTTTAAAATTTTTTAAAACTGTTTTTAAATACATTATTGTTTCTTCGCCTTGAATGTCTGGATTAAAAGCTAAAATTATTTCATCTATTTTGTTATTTTTTAATCTTGTTATTAATTGTTTTATATTTAATTTATCGGGAGTAATGCCGTTAAGATTGTCAATTGTTCCGCCAAGAATATGATATACACCACTGAATTTTTCTGTTGTTTCAATCGGATAGATGTCTTGCGGTTTTGCCACAACGCATATAATTTTTTTATTTCGGTTCGGATTAGTGCATATATAACACGGTGATTTTTCCGAAAAATTACAGCATTCTTCACAAACAATTATTTTGTTTTTTAATTCAGCAATTGCCTGTCCGAATTTTTTCAAATCTTGCGGAGATTTTTTTAACAGATGAAAAACAAACTTTTCAGAAGTTTTTGTGCCTATACCAGGCAAAAGATTAAAATATTCTATTAAATTTTTAATAGGATTTGGAAAAAACACACAAATAAAATTACAAATTACAAATTACAAATAAATTACAAATTTAAAATCCAAAAATCAAAATTAAGAACAGACAGTCCGAAAATTATTTAAATGGATTTCTCCCCTGATAAGGGGAGGTTAGGAGGGGTTTAAAGTCCTGGGATATTAAAATTTCCTTGCATCATTTTTTGAGCCATCATTTTTTGTGATTGTTTTATGGCGTCATTTATTATTTTTTTTAAATTATTTGCCAGTTTTTCTTTATCATCTTCATTAGAAATTTCTATATTAATAATTTCCATATTTCCATTCATCTTAATTTTTATTCCGTTTTTTTCAATATCAATAAATTCGTCAGCCAGTGTTCTTTGAAGCTCTTTGCCTTGTTTTTGCAAATCTTTTAATTGTTTAAATTTATCAAACATAAAATTTGTTAAAATTATTTAATTTATTTAAATGAAGTTTTCAATTTATATTTTTTTTCTTTTTCTAAAATTTTCATAATCAGCCAAAAATTTTTCCCCAACTGATTGTTTTGTTTCTGAATCAACTTCTTTCTTTTTTTCTCTTTTTCTTTTTTCTTTTTGAAAATCAAAGACTTTTGCTAATTCTTCTGTTCCAACATCTTTTTCTAAATTTTTTATTTTTTTTCTTTTAATATTTCTTTTTAGGCTTCTTTCAATGGCTTCTTCTTGCCTTCTTATTTGATTTTTTATATCATCTAAATCCATTTCTAAAATTTGTTTTTCTTCATCTGCGGCATTGCTAATTTTTTCAATAATTTTTCCTTTTTTTTCTTTTAATTCGGTCAATGAATCAACAAGTCTTTTATCTGGATCCATTTTTATATTTTTTTTGCCCTCTTCAAGATTCCTGACAGGCATTGTTTCTTGCATAAATTTTTTTGTTTAATTATTAAATAATGTTTTTTATATTGTCTTTAAGTATAATATAACTAAAATAAAAAGTTAAATTTTTCAGTATCCATTTTTAAAATTTAGATTTTAAAATTTTCACAATTCCTTTATTTGTGTCAACTTCAACCCCATTAGATATTTATCTCGTTATATATAAATTATCTAACAAGGTCAACTAAATCCCCTCGTCCGAGGCTGACAAGCGTCTTTTATTTAATAATTTTAACCATTCCTTTATTCGCATATACTTCCACGATTTGCCCATTGCGCAATATTTGCGTAGCGATTTTAGTTCCGATAATGCAAAATTTTTTAGTTCACGAGAAACAATTGTCGCATGACAAGTTATGCCACCTTCGTCAGTCACAAAGACCGCGGCTCTCTTCATAACTGATATGTATTTCGGGTCTGTCATAGAAGCGACTAAGACTTCTCCTTCTTTAAACTTGCTACTTTCTTCAATTAACCTGATTATTCTCACTCTCCCACTGGCTTTTCCTAAAAATGCGCTATTTCCTTTTATTAATTTAATATTTTTATCAATATTACTTGCTTGATCAATTTTGGCATATTTTTATTCTGATAAATTATATTCATATCCATTAAAAATTTTAACTTCATTAAACGGCCAGCCGCGCAACCAAACCTTTCCAATAATTAAATCCTTTGAAACAGCGCCAAAAAAACGGGAATCAAAACTATTATTGCGATTATCGCCTAAGACAAAATATTCATTTTCATTTAAAGTTGTGTTAGTGTTTTTTCTAATATCATCACTATTCAAATATTCTTCATTTATTTCAACTCCATTTGGAAATTCATTATTATAAACAAATACTTGATTATCTTTTACTTCTACTCTTTCACTTGGCAAGCCAATAATTCTTTTAATAAAATATTGTCTTTGATCATTTGGATATTTAAAGATCACGACATCTCCGCGCCTTGGATCATCAAGACGATATCCTATCTCATTGACAATTAAATAATCATGGTTGCTAAAAGTAGGCTCCATTGACGCTCCTTTTACATAAAATGGCTGAATCAAAAAATAACGAATAGGTAAAATTATTATTAAAGAAAAAACAACAGCTTTTATTGCTTCAATCGCAAAAGCTGAAAAATTTTTAAAATATTTTTTAAAATAAAAATTTTTTTGCTTATTATTTTGAAAAGTCTCAGGCTTGTTTTCTTTGATTTGCATAAATTTTAATTATTAGTTAATATATAAGAAATTCAGGGCAAAGAATGTTCTAAAACAATTAAACCACAAAATAAAAAATAATCAAATGAATAAAATAAATTTTTTGCAAAAAAACCATATTAATAATGGTGATGTTTATTATCCGCGCAAAAAATCAAAAATTGCGAAATTTTCAATTTATATTTCAATAATACTGCTTATCTCATTGGCGTCTTTCTCATGGCAAATTTTTTCTTCATATGAAAAAAACAAAAACACAAACGAAACAAACTCAGGAATTATCAGCAGTATTAGGAATGAAATCAAACATTTTGTGACACTCGGCCATTTAAATAAAAATAGCGACAGAAAATTAAAAGGCGAAGAAGGCAACAGAATAAATGTATTACTTTTGGGAATTGGGGGCGAGGGGCATCAAGGAACATACCTTTCTGACACTATGATTGTTGCCAGCGTGGACACTTCACAACAAAAAATTTCTTTAATATCAATTCCGCGCGATCTTTATGTTCCCATAGAAGAATACGGCTGGCATAAAATAAACCACGCCAACGCTTATGGAGAAAATAAAAAACAAGGATATGGCGGTATTTTAGCTTCAAAAACAGTTGGAAAAATTTTTAATATTCCCATACATTATTATGTAAGGGCTGATTTTGACGGATTTAAAAAAATAATAGACGACATTGGCAAAATTAATGTTTATGTCGATAATTCATTTGTTGATGAAAAATATCCTGATAATAATTTTGGATATAATCCCGTGAATTTCCAGCAAGGATCGCAAAATATGGACGGCGACAGAGCGTTAAAATACGCACGATCACGGCATGGAAATAATAATGAAGGATCTGATTTTGCAAGATCAAAAAGACAGCAAAAAATACTGCTGGCTGTCAAAGAAAAAATGTCTAATTTTCATTTTTGGCTAAATCCCAAAAAGATTGGAACTATTCTTGCTAATTTAGAAAATCACATAAATACTAATATGGAAATTCGTGAAATTGTCAGTTTGTCAAATATTTTAAAAAAATGCGATTTTAAAAATATAAATCATATAGTCTTAAGCAATGGCAAAAACGGTCACCTTTATGAAACTAATTTTAACGGCGCTTATGTTCTTTTACCAAAAAATAATGATTTTACTTCATTAAAAATTTTGGCTAAAAATATATTTGATCCAGGAGTTGTTGCTGGAGCTACCAGCCAGCAAAATTCTTATGCTTCCATTGAAGTACGAAACGGAACAAAAATAACTGGTTTAGCCGGAAAAATAGCTCAAGATTTAAAACAGAACCAATTTAAAATAACAAAAATAGGCAACGCTAAAAAACAGGATTACAAACAAACAATTATCTACGATTTGACTCGCAACAGCAGGACTGATGAATTAATTTTTTTAAAAAATAGGTTAAACGCTGTCGTAAGCTTGACTGTCCCTGATTGGCTAACATCACAAACCGTTTCTGGCGCGAAAATTGGTCTGACTAATCCAGACTTCAACAGCTTGGCTGATTTTATAATTATCCTTGGCGAAAACGCGGATAGATAGAATAAATTATTTTAAAAATTTTTTGTATCAAAAATAACAAAATATTAACTAATTAATTAACAATAAATCTACGAAACATTTTACAAGAACAGAAGATTTTAGGATAGAAGAATGTTCAGAACTTTTTCGTCGTATGAAAATTTTTGAAGAGGGATTTAAGCAAGGCGACAATTTTGCCAACCTTTGTCTTGGCAAAATTATTGCCTCAATGTTTTTACAGGAAAGCACAAGAACATCAGATTCAATAAAAGCGGCTATTGTAAAATTAGGCGGAGGATGGTTTGGGATGGATGTGATTAAAGGAATATATCTTGAATCAATGGCGAAGTTGAAGTAGATAAAAGCTATTTTGGAGGCAGAAGAAAAGGCAATTGTGGCAGAGGAGTAGCTGGTAAAGTCCCCGTATTTGGCATACTTAAGCGAAAAGGAAATATTTATACCAAGATAGTGAGTGATGTCTCCAGTAAGACCTTGCGGAAGATGATCAGAACCAATGTTATTTCCAAGAGCATTGTCTATTTAGATAGTTTCAGGTCTTATGACGGACTGGTCTTGGATAGTTTCAAACACTATCGTATCAATCACAGTAAAACGTTTGCCAACAGTAAGAGACAACACATTAACGGCATAGAAAACTTTTGGGGATATGCCAAAGCCAAGTTGAAAAAGTACTATGGAATTAACAGAAAATACTTCTATCTTTATCTAAAAGAGATGGAGTTTTGTTTCAACCACAGAAAATACTCAAATTTAGGCTTGCTTATCAGGAAAATTCTACTTTCTAATAACTCTGTTTTAGATTAACTCCGGAAATTTTATATAACTTTTAATTTATAATATGGATAACAATATGAAAAAAGAATGCAGAATAAAACAGTTTCCAGTATCATTTTTTTCAATGATTTTAGGAATGTGTGGCTTTACCATAGCCTTTCAAAAAGCTGAACAAATTTTACAAATGCCAATACATTTAAGTTGGTACATTTTAATGATGACAATCTTATTTTTCATTATTATTTCAATTGTTTATCTAACAAAAATGATCAGGTTTAAAGATGATGTAAAAAATGAGTTTAATCATCCTATTAAATTGAGTTTTTTTCCGACATTTTCAATAAGTTTGCTTTTATTAAGTGTAGCGTTTTTGTCTGTAAGTATGATTATATCAAAATATTTATGGCTTACAGGTACGATAATCCATTTTATTTTTACTATCAAAATTATCTCTATTTGGATTCAACATAGCAAATTTGAAATCAAACATATGAATCCTGCTTGGTTTATTCCTGCGGTAGGTAATATATTGGTGCCAGTTGCCGGGGTTAGTCATTTTTCTTCTGAAATATCTTGGTTTTTTTTCAGTATAGGATTATTTTTTTGGATAATATTATTAATTATATTCTTTAATCGTATTATTTTTCATAATCCATTGCCTGATAAATTATTGCCAACATTTTTCATTTTAATTGCTCCGCCAGCTGTAGGATTTATTTCGTTTGTTAAACTAACAGGAGAAGTAAACGAATTTTCCAAAATATTGTATTATTTTGGTTTATTTATTGTTTTTTTATTATTCGCACAGATAAACTTATTTAGAAAAGTAAAATTTTATCTTTCATGGTGGGCATATTCTTTTCCAATCGCTGCGATAACGATAGCAACCATTCTAATGTTTTATGAAACTAATGTTGAGATGTTTAAATATTTATCATGGATATTATTTTCTGTGTTGAATATAATCATAGTTTCATTGTTAGTAAAAACAATTATTGCCACTTCGAAAAGAGAAATTTGTATTGAAGAAGAATAAGGAGTTTTGGGACCACCGCCAAATATCGCATATTATGAAGCATTATCAGAAACCTCGCTTCGCTCAATTTTGCATAATGCCCGCGTTTACAGCGCTGTTATGCTCCGCGAAGCTTCGCATAACAGCGCTTATACGAAATGCAGCTTCGGCAAGCAAAGCTTGCCTGCGCGTCATTTCTCATAAGCGCGGGCGTTATATTTGATAATAAAAAATTCATTTTTATTTTTTAAAAAAATATTTAATTAACTAACCAATAATTTTATGGCTATTCCTAAAAAAATAACAAATTTTTTGGAAAAACATAACATCAACTACGAAATTTTAGAGCACAAAACAGTTTATACTGCTTTTGATATGGCGCAGACTATGAAGAAAAAATTAAGCCAAATCGCGAAGACATTAGCGCTGAAAGTAGACAAAAAGCATATTTTAGTCGTGGTTCCGGCTGATCGCAAAGTGAATTTTGACAAGCTTAAAAAGCTTTTGAAAGCTAAACAGATTAAAATTGTTAAAGAAATTGATATGGTAAAGGTTTTTAAAACAAAAAAAGGAAATCTGCTTCCGTTTGGAACTTTTCATAAGGTTCCTGTTTTTATTGATAAAACACTTTTAAAAACCAGAATAATTATTGTGAGCGGAGGAAGCTACACAGAATCTTTAAAATTAAAAGCTATGGATTTATTAGAGCACGGAGGCGAAGCATTAACTGCTTTTTCAAAACAGCATAAATTTAAAAAAGCGCGAAAAATCAAGCCAAAAAAGAAAAAGACTGTCGCGAAAAAGGCAGCAAGAAAGAAACCAACAGCTAAAAAAATTATAAAATCAAAACCAGCTAAAAAACGCAAGGCGAAAAAATAAAAAAGTCTCAATATATTTTATAGTTGAGACTCATTGCTTGGATTATTATTAGTTTGTTTAGTAGTATATATATCCGCCGCATGCTTCCTTTAAAATTTTTTCAAATTTTTTTTCTGTTATTTCTGGAAATTCTTCTTTCAAATATATAGATAATTTATAGATAGTGCGTGAATAAAAATGTTCCATTGGACTATGAACACAGGCAAATCCATCTCCTCCGATTTTTATG from Patescibacteria group bacterium includes the following:
- a CDS encoding SLAC1 anion channel family protein, which translates into the protein MDNNMKKECRIKQFPVSFFSMILGMCGFTIAFQKAEQILQMPIHLSWYILMMTILFFIIISIVYLTKMIRFKDDVKNEFNHPIKLSFFPTFSISLLLLSVAFLSVSMIISKYLWLTGTIIHFIFTIKIISIWIQHSKFEIKHMNPAWFIPAVGNILVPVAGVSHFSSEISWFFFSIGLFFWIILLIIFFNRIIFHNPLPDKLLPTFFILIAPPAVGFISFVKLTGEVNEFSKILYYFGLFIVFLLFAQINLFRKVKFYLSWWAYSFPIAAITIATILMFYETNVEMFKYLSWILFSVLNIIIVSLLVKTIIATSKREICIEEE
- the lepB gene encoding signal peptidase I; its protein translation is MQIKENKPETFQNNKQKNFYFKKYFKNFSAFAIEAIKAVVFSLIIILPIRYFLIQPFYVKGASMEPTFSNHDYLIVNEIGYRLDDPRRGDVVIFKYPNDQRQYFIKRIIGLPSERVEVKDNQVFVYNNEFPNGVEINEEYLNSDDIRKNTNTTLNENEYFVLGDNRNNSFDSRFFGAVSKDLIIGKVWLRGWPFNEVKIFNGYEYNLSE
- the recR gene encoding recombination mediator RecR is translated as MFFPNPIKNLIEYFNLLPGIGTKTSEKFVFHLLKKSPQDLKKFGQAIAELKNKIIVCEECCNFSEKSPCYICTNPNRNKKIICVVAKPQDIYPIETTEKFSGVYHILGGTIDNLNGITPDKLNIKQLITRLKNNKIDEIILAFNPDIQGEETIMYLKTVLKNFKNIKITRLARGLPMGADLEYADEVTISNALKYRNEL
- a CDS encoding DUF192 domain-containing protein — protein: MKKIFLTLLLLFVFVISGCNNFVDPKFNKLQVKDKIINVEIVDTDKSRTQGLSDRKDLCDDCGMLFIFENKLVRSFWMNKMNFQLDMIWIDNGIIKNITENAEMPTNGNIPTYNSEKKVDWVLEVNAGFCEKYGIKQGDKVELLTITKK
- the guaB gene encoding IMP dehydrogenase — protein: MLNHLIPEAYTFDDLLLVPAYSEVLPTEVDISTQLTSEIRLNIPLISAAMDTVTEARTAISMARQGGIGIIHKNMSIEAQVREVERVKKSESGMITDPITVTPDQRIWDVEQIMREYKISGVPVVIGKKLVGIVTKRDLRFETDWDRKVYEVMTKENLVTAPVGITLKKSKVILHKHRIEKLLVVDDDGNFKGLITIKDIEKIKKYPLASKDEKGRLRVGASVGINKNYLRYTEALVRVGADVIVIDSAHGHSKNVINAVSEIKECFVNVQVIAGNVATAEGAKKLLRAGADAIKVGVGPGSICTTRIVAGVGVPQLTAIHNCAVVAKRFGRPIIADGGIKFSGDLTKAIGAGAHCVMIGSLLAGTDESPGEQIFYQGRQYKVYRGMGSLGAMKDGSKDRYFQENVRTEAKLVPEGIEGRVPYRGSISTTIHQLVGGLKAGMGYIGCKTIEELRQNACFAHITLAGLRESHVHDVIITKESPNYWIE
- a CDS encoding LCP family protein → MNKINFLQKNHINNGDVYYPRKKSKIAKFSIYISIILLISLASFSWQIFSSYEKNKNTNETNSGIISSIRNEIKHFVTLGHLNKNSDRKLKGEEGNRINVLLLGIGGEGHQGTYLSDTMIVASVDTSQQKISLISIPRDLYVPIEEYGWHKINHANAYGENKKQGYGGILASKTVGKIFNIPIHYYVRADFDGFKKIIDDIGKINVYVDNSFVDEKYPDNNFGYNPVNFQQGSQNMDGDRALKYARSRHGNNNEGSDFARSKRQQKILLAVKEKMSNFHFWLNPKKIGTILANLENHINTNMEIREIVSLSNILKKCDFKNINHIVLSNGKNGHLYETNFNGAYVLLPKNNDFTSLKILAKNIFDPGVVAGATSQQNSYASIEVRNGTKITGLAGKIAQDLKQNQFKITKIGNAKKQDYKQTIIYDLTRNSRTDELIFLKNRLNAVVSLTVPDWLTSQTVSGAKIGLTNPDFNSLADFIIILGENADR
- a CDS encoding YbaK/EbsC family protein yields the protein MAIPKKITNFLEKHNINYEILEHKTVYTAFDMAQTMKKKLSQIAKTLALKVDKKHILVVVPADRKVNFDKLKKLLKAKQIKIVKEIDMVKVFKTKKGNLLPFGTFHKVPVFIDKTLLKTRIIIVSGGSYTESLKLKAMDLLEHGGEALTAFSKQHKFKKARKIKPKKKKTVAKKAARKKPTAKKIIKSKPAKKRKAKK
- a CDS encoding PEP-utilizing enzyme is translated as MRIIRLIEESSKFKEGEVLVASMTDPKYISVMKRAAVFVTDEGGITCHATIVSRELKNFALSELKSLRKYCAMGKSWKYMRIKEWLKLLNKRRLSASDEGI
- the rplU gene encoding 50S ribosomal protein L21, with protein sequence MKLAVIKTGGKQYKVKQEDEIKVEKIDKEPGKKISLEEVLLISDEKAKNFKIGDPFVKSAKVEAEILEQTRKKKITVVKYKAKTRYKKTLGHKQRYTKLKIIKIV
- a CDS encoding YbaB/EbfC family nucleoid-associated protein, coding for MFDKFKQLKDLQKQGKELQRTLADEFIDIEKNGIKIKMNGNMEIINIEISNEDDKEKLANNLKKIINDAIKQSQKMMAQKMMQGNFNIPGL